A genomic region of Sarcophilus harrisii chromosome 6, mSarHar1.11, whole genome shotgun sequence contains the following coding sequences:
- the MRPS26 gene encoding 28S ribosomal protein S26, mitochondrial, whose translation MSLEHAQGQETNVRLAVPECLAVGAMLAAVGRLGRSVRPPAPAPSLPLLLPPARGRKSRHDPPAKSKIGRLRTPTPVDPVEMYIVTERYKSYRQIVRALRISRFQRQDFASCIFDKHTIQAFILTLDF comes from the exons ATGAGTCTGGAGCATGCGCAGGGACAAGAGACAAACGTCAGACTCGCTGTCCCAGAATGTCTCGCGGTTGGGGCCATGCTCGCTGCTGTGGGCCGCTTGGGCCGCTCGGTCAGGCCTCCGGCCCCGGCTCCTTCTTTGCCGCTATTGCTACCGCCCGCACGAGGCCGTAAGAGCCGCCATGACCCGCCCGCCAAGTCCAAGATCGGGCGCTTGCGAACTCCGACCCCCGTAGATCCCGTCGAGATGTATATAGTAACGGAGCGCTACAAGAGTTACCGACAGATTGTGCGCGCGCTCAG GATCTCCAGGTTTCAGCGGCAAGA CTTTGCCTCATGCATATTTGACAAGCACACCATCCAAGCCTTCATCCTgactttggatttttaa